One window from the genome of Glycine soja cultivar W05 chromosome 12, ASM419377v2, whole genome shotgun sequence encodes:
- the LOC114380560 gene encoding BURP domain-containing protein 4-like isoform X1, translating into MAPTLALQFLSLFLLFIMNGYVIGARDMKVELRDQKQVEWYKATSVSNDESNGKGYITTSESAEPNYIASYTAAKHNQNHEKLHQPYIAGYTSDAANKANQYIAGYRTKTHDSNTPYIAGYTTTSASHKANQPNYLAGYRTKTDDSNTPYIAGYTTTNAHVANNQPNYIAGYRTSTTQESNTPSYIAGYRTSTTQESNTPYIAGYRTSTTQESNTPSYIAGYRTSTTQESNTPYIAGYRTSTTQESNTPYIAGYRTRTTHDPNAPYIAGYTTTSAKKAPKGSSHDDTTGPYITQYGGPGPKNDPKESSNLDHTEAFKTGFFALDDLYVGNVMTLQFPIQDVSQFLPRKEAESIPFSISQLPSVLQLFSISEDSPEANAMRDTLEQCEAEPITGETKICATSLESMLEFIGTIIGSETKHNILTTTLPTASGVPLQKFTILEVSEDINAAKWVACHPLPYPYAIYYCHFIATGSKVFKVSLGSENGDDKIEALGICHLDTSDWSPNHIIFRQLGIKPGKDAVCHFFPIKHLMWVPKPLQATM; encoded by the exons ATGGCTCCTACTCTTGCCCTTcagtttctttctcttttccttttgttcattATG AATGGCTATGTCATTGGAGCTAGAGATATGAAGGTAGAACTGCGAGATCAGAAGCAAGTGGAATGGTACAAAGCCACATCAGTGTCCAATGACGAGTCTAATGGCAAAGGGTACATAACCACTTCAGAATCCGCTGAACCTAATTACATAGCTTCATATACTGCTGCTAAACACAACCAAAACCATGAAAAACTCCATCAACCTTACATAGCTGGGTACACAAGTGATGCTGCCAACAAAGCCAATCAATACATAGCAGGGTATAggaccaaaactcatgattccaATACACCTTACATAGCTGGGTACACAACAACCAGTGCTTCCCACAAAGCCAATCAACCTAATTACCTTGCAGGGTATAGGACCAAAACCGATGATTCCAATACACCCTACATAGCTGGGTACACAACAACTAATGCCCATGTGGCAAATAATCAACCTAATTACATTGCAGGGTATAGGACTAGCACCACCCAAGAATCCAATACACCTTCTTACATTGCAGGGTATAGGACTAGCACCACCCAAGAATCTAATACACCTTACATTGCAGGGTATAGGACTAGCACCACCCAAGAATCCAATACACCTTCTTACATTGCAGGGTATAGGACTAGCACCACCCAAGAATCCAATACACCTTACATTGCAGGGTATAGGACTAGCACCACCCAAGAATCCAATACACCTTACATTGCAGGGTATAGGACTAGAACCACCCATGATCCCAATGCACCTTACATAGCTGGGTACACAACAACTAGTGCCAAGAAAGCTCCAAAAGGGTCATCTCATGATGATACCACTGGACCTTACATAACCCAATATGGTGGACCCGGTCCCAAAAATGACCCAAaagaatcttccaacttggacCATACAGAGGCTTTCAAGACAGGATTTTTCGCCTTGGATGATCTATATGTTGGGAATGTGATGACCCTCCAATTTCCAATTCAAGATGTTTCTCAATTCTTACCAAGAAAAGAGGCTGAGTCCATTCCTTTCTCAATCTCACAACTCCCCAGTGTTCTTCAACTCTTCTCAATCTCTGAAGATTCTCCTGAGGCCAATGCCATGAGAGACACACTTGAACAATGTGAAGCAGAACCCATCACAGGGGAGACCAAGATTTGTGCCACCTCTTTAGAGTCCATGCTTGAATTCATTGGCACAATCATTGGTTCAGAGACCAAGCATAATATTCTCACAACCACACTTCCCACAGCCTCAGGTGTCCCTCTACAAAAGTTCACCATTTTGGAAGTGTCTGAAGATATCAACGCTGCTAAATGGGTAGCTTGTCATCCCCTACCATATCCCTATGCCATTTACTATTGCCACTTCATAGCAACAGGGAGCAAGGTGTTCAAGGTCTCACTAGGTAGCGAGAATGGAGATGACAAAATTGAAGCTCTTGGCATTTGCCATTTGGACACATCTGATTGGAGCCCAAATCATATTATATTTAGGCAGCTTGGAATCAAGCCTGGGAAGGATGCAGTGTGCCACTTCTTCCCTATAAAACATCTTATGTGGGTTCCCAAGCCTTTACAAGCCACCATGTGA
- the LOC114379818 gene encoding polyol transporter 5-like: MTQGKIVEAAEAHKTLEDFDPPKKRKRNKYAFACAVLASMTSILLGYDIGVMSGAALYIKRDLKVSDVQIEILLGIINLYSLIGSCLAGRTSDWIGRRYTIVFAGAIFFVGALLMGFSPNYSFLMFGRFVAGIGIGYALMIAPVYTAEVSPASSRGFLTSFPEVFINGGILLGYISNYGFSKLTLKVGWRMMLGVGAIPSVVLTVGVLAMPESPRWLVMRGRLGEARKVLNKTSDSREEAQLRLAEIKQAAGIPESCNDDVVQVTKRSTGEGVWKELFLYPTPPIRHIVIAALGIHFFQQASGVDAVVLYSPRIFEKAGIKDDTHKLLATVAVGFVKTVFILAATFTLDRVGRRPLLLSSVGGMVLSLLTLAISLTIIGHSERKLMWAVALSIAMVLAYVATFSIGAGPITWVYSSEIFPLRLRAQGAAAGVVVNRTTSGVVSMTFLSLSEAITIGGAFFLYCGIATLGWIFFYTLLPETRGKTLEDMEGSFGTFRSKSNATKGVENGNGQVAQVQLGTNVQT, from the exons ATATTGGTGTGATGAGTGGAGCAGCCTTGTACATAAAAAGGGACCTGAAAGTGTCGGATGTGCAAATCGAGATCCTGCTCGGAATCATCAACCTCTACTCTCTGATAGGCTCATGCCTCGCCGGCAGAACCTCCGACTGGATAGGTCGGCGTTACACGATTGTTTTCGCCGGCGCCATCTTCTTTGTCGGAGCACTTCTCATGGGTTTCTCCCCCAACTATTCCTTTCTCATGTTCGGCCGTTTCGTTGCCGGCATCGGCATCGGCTACGCCCTCATGATAGCCCCCGTCTACACCGCCGAGGTCTCCCCGGCCTCCTCTCGTGGCTTCCTCACATCCTTCCCCGAG GTTTTTATTAATGGAGGGATATTACTTGGATACATATCAAACTATGGATTTTCGAAGCTGACACTGAAGGTGGGATGGCGAATGATGCTTGGAGTGGGTGCAATTCCTTCGGTAGTCCTAACGGTGGGAGTGTTAGCGATGCCTGAGTCCCCAAGGTGGCTAGTGATGAGGGGTCGTTTGGGAGAGGCAAGAAAAGTGCTTAACAAAACCTCAGACAGCAGGGAAGAGGCCCAACTAAGGCTAGCCGAAATCAAACAAGCCGCAGGGATCCCCGAGAGTTGCAACGACGACGTCGTTCAGGTAACCAAACGAAGCACAGGTGAAGGCGTATGGAAAGAACTCTTCCTCTATCCAACGCCCCCAATTCGTCACATCGTAATCGCTGCCCTTGGGATTCACTTCTTCCAACAAGCGTCGGGCGTAGACGCCGTCGTTTTGTACAGCCCCAGGATCTTCGAGAAGGCTGGGATCAAAGACGACACGCATAAACTTCTTGCAACCGTGGCCGTTGGATTCGTCAAAACCGTTTTCATCTTGGCGGCTACTTTTACGTTGGACCGCGTGGGTCGTCGTCCGTTGTTGTTGTCTAGTGTCGGGGGCATGGTGCTCTCTCTCCTCACGCTCGCTATCAGCCTCACGATCATTGGTCACTCCGAGAGGAAACTAATGTGGGCCGTTGCATTGAGCATAGCCATGGTGTTGGCTTACGTGGCCACGTTCTCCATTGGTGCGGGTCCCATCACGTGGGTTTATAGTTCTGAGATCTTCCCGTTGAGGCTGCGGGCGCAGGGTGCGGCCGCGGGAGTTGTGGTGAACAGGACCACAAGTGGGGTTGTCTCAATGACTTTTTTGTCCCTCTCTGAAGCCATCACCATTGGTGGAGCTTTCTTCCTTTATTGTGGCATTGCTACCCTTGGGTGGATATTCTTTTACACCCTGCTTCCTGAGACTCGGGGTAAAACGCTCGAAGACATGGAAGGGTCTTTTGGTACTTTTAGGTCCAAATCCAACGCCACTAAGGGAGTAGAAAATGGGAATGGCCAAGTAGCACAAGTCCAGCTAGGGACCAATGTCCAAACATAG
- the LOC114380560 gene encoding polygalacturonase 1 beta-like protein 3 isoform X2, producing the protein MAPTLALQFLSLFLLFIMNGYVIGARDMKVELRDQKQVEWYKATSVSNDESNGKGYITTSESAEPNYIASYTAAKHNQNHEKLHQPYIAGYTSDAANKANQYIAGYRTKTHDSNTPYIAGYTTTSASHKANQPNYLAGYRTKTDDSNTPYIAGYTTTNAHVANNQPNYIAGYRTSTTQESNTPSYIAGYRTSTTQESNTPYIAGYRTSTTQESNTPYIAGYRTRTTHDPNAPYIAGYTTTSAKKAPKGSSHDDTTGPYITQYGGPGPKNDPKESSNLDHTEAFKTGFFALDDLYVGNVMTLQFPIQDVSQFLPRKEAESIPFSISQLPSVLQLFSISEDSPEANAMRDTLEQCEAEPITGETKICATSLESMLEFIGTIIGSETKHNILTTTLPTASGVPLQKFTILEVSEDINAAKWVACHPLPYPYAIYYCHFIATGSKVFKVSLGSENGDDKIEALGICHLDTSDWSPNHIIFRQLGIKPGKDAVCHFFPIKHLMWVPKPLQATM; encoded by the exons ATGGCTCCTACTCTTGCCCTTcagtttctttctcttttccttttgttcattATG AATGGCTATGTCATTGGAGCTAGAGATATGAAGGTAGAACTGCGAGATCAGAAGCAAGTGGAATGGTACAAAGCCACATCAGTGTCCAATGACGAGTCTAATGGCAAAGGGTACATAACCACTTCAGAATCCGCTGAACCTAATTACATAGCTTCATATACTGCTGCTAAACACAACCAAAACCATGAAAAACTCCATCAACCTTACATAGCTGGGTACACAAGTGATGCTGCCAACAAAGCCAATCAATACATAGCAGGGTATAggaccaaaactcatgattccaATACACCTTACATAGCTGGGTACACAACAACCAGTGCTTCCCACAAAGCCAATCAACCTAATTACCTTGCAGGGTATAGGACCAAAACCGATGATTCCAATACACCCTACATAGCTGGGTACACAACAACTAATGCCCATGTGGCAAATAATCAACCTAATTAC ATTGCAGGGTATAGGACTAGCACCACCCAAGAATCCAATACACCTTCTTACATTGCAGGGTATAGGACTAGCACCACCCAAGAATCCAATACACCTTACATTGCAGGGTATAGGACTAGCACCACCCAAGAATCCAATACACCTTACATTGCAGGGTATAGGACTAGAACCACCCATGATCCCAATGCACCTTACATAGCTGGGTACACAACAACTAGTGCCAAGAAAGCTCCAAAAGGGTCATCTCATGATGATACCACTGGACCTTACATAACCCAATATGGTGGACCCGGTCCCAAAAATGACCCAAaagaatcttccaacttggacCATACAGAGGCTTTCAAGACAGGATTTTTCGCCTTGGATGATCTATATGTTGGGAATGTGATGACCCTCCAATTTCCAATTCAAGATGTTTCTCAATTCTTACCAAGAAAAGAGGCTGAGTCCATTCCTTTCTCAATCTCACAACTCCCCAGTGTTCTTCAACTCTTCTCAATCTCTGAAGATTCTCCTGAGGCCAATGCCATGAGAGACACACTTGAACAATGTGAAGCAGAACCCATCACAGGGGAGACCAAGATTTGTGCCACCTCTTTAGAGTCCATGCTTGAATTCATTGGCACAATCATTGGTTCAGAGACCAAGCATAATATTCTCACAACCACACTTCCCACAGCCTCAGGTGTCCCTCTACAAAAGTTCACCATTTTGGAAGTGTCTGAAGATATCAACGCTGCTAAATGGGTAGCTTGTCATCCCCTACCATATCCCTATGCCATTTACTATTGCCACTTCATAGCAACAGGGAGCAAGGTGTTCAAGGTCTCACTAGGTAGCGAGAATGGAGATGACAAAATTGAAGCTCTTGGCATTTGCCATTTGGACACATCTGATTGGAGCCCAAATCATATTATATTTAGGCAGCTTGGAATCAAGCCTGGGAAGGATGCAGTGTGCCACTTCTTCCCTATAAAACATCTTATGTGGGTTCCCAAGCCTTTACAAGCCACCATGTGA